One Gloeothece verrucosa PCC 7822 DNA window includes the following coding sequences:
- a CDS encoding LuxR C-terminal-related transcriptional regulator, producing the protein MQTNVLHSLIASLATASNQQQMRSHFMDTAGELFIAQRWGIYLLDNLSQVAQVDVKGLPDSFVDRYEKIGRQVDPVLKYVIERHAPAHEQLLLTQEQWKQSLLYQNCCSSFDHEHIMTGPIVGQGQLIGTVHFARIRETSAFNIDDLMFLSAICTHFSANLARINSPDPQLTSDWAKKLTSRELQIISLVAQGLTNTEIGQELWITQNSVKQALKRIFRKLDVRSRAQMVAKLQNIS; encoded by the coding sequence ATGCAAACAAATGTTTTACACTCTCTGATCGCATCACTCGCTACTGCTTCTAATCAACAGCAAATGCGATCGCATTTCATGGATACTGCTGGAGAACTCTTTATAGCTCAACGTTGGGGAATTTATTTACTCGATAATTTGTCTCAAGTTGCTCAGGTTGATGTCAAAGGTTTACCCGATAGTTTTGTTGATCGTTATGAAAAAATAGGTCGTCAAGTCGATCCAGTTTTAAAATATGTGATAGAACGTCATGCGCCTGCCCACGAACAATTATTACTCACTCAAGAGCAGTGGAAACAAAGCTTACTTTATCAAAATTGCTGTTCGAGTTTTGACCATGAGCATATTATGACAGGCCCGATCGTCGGACAGGGGCAATTAATCGGTACAGTTCACTTTGCGCGTATTCGGGAAACCTCTGCTTTTAATATAGATGATTTAATGTTTTTAAGTGCTATCTGTACTCATTTTTCTGCTAATTTAGCCCGTATCAACTCACCCGATCCTCAATTAACTTCGGATTGGGCTAAAAAACTAACTTCCCGTGAATTACAGATTATCTCCTTAGTGGCTCAAGGACTCACTAACACAGAAATTGGTCAAGAACTTTGGATTACTCAAAACTCGGTTAAACAAGCGTTAAAACGAATATTTCGTAAGCTCGATGTGCGCTCTCGCGCTCAAATGGTAGCTAAACTGCAAAATATTTCTTAA
- a CDS encoding DJ-1/PfpI family protein, with product MNQDIKHRIGLVIFPGMTQLDINGPLTVLHRTPNSQIYILWKNLDPVTSDEGLKILPNQTFAECPPLDVVCVPGGPGHLEMIKDKEMLEFLQKQSQQAKYVTSVCTGALILGAAGLLQGYRATCHWAFLEQLGYLGAQVCRERVVIDRDRITGGGVTAGIDFGLILVKVLCGEQTAKFIELLLEYNPDPPFGVGSPEKAGKELVALVQQMGKEYIETSRQEIQQIAKKLNPTSV from the coding sequence ATGAATCAAGACATTAAACATCGGATCGGATTAGTGATTTTTCCAGGGATGACCCAACTGGATATTAACGGCCCTTTAACGGTTTTGCATCGTACACCTAATAGTCAAATTTATATACTGTGGAAGAATTTAGACCCTGTTACCAGCGATGAAGGGTTAAAAATTTTGCCGAATCAAACCTTTGCTGAGTGTCCGCCTTTAGATGTGGTGTGTGTCCCTGGAGGGCCTGGACATCTGGAGATGATCAAAGACAAGGAAATGTTAGAATTTTTGCAAAAGCAAAGTCAACAAGCGAAGTATGTTACCTCGGTTTGTACAGGAGCATTAATTTTAGGGGCGGCTGGACTGTTGCAAGGTTATCGCGCCACTTGTCATTGGGCGTTTTTGGAACAATTAGGCTACTTAGGGGCGCAAGTTTGCCGAGAAAGAGTTGTCATAGACCGCGATCGTATTACAGGGGGTGGTGTTACGGCCGGGATTGATTTTGGATTGATCTTGGTTAAAGTTTTATGTGGGGAACAAACGGCTAAATTTATTGAATTACTCTTGGAATATAATCCCGATCCTCCGTTTGGGGTTGGTTCTCCGGAAAAAGCGGGTAAGGAATTAGTCGCTTTAGTTCAGCAAATGGGGAAGGAGTATATCGAGACTTCTCGACAAGAAATTCAACAGATAGCCAAGAAATTGAACCCAACGTCTGTATAG
- a CDS encoding serine hydrolase domain-containing protein, translating into MTNWFTRRQLINHGSNALLGLATFSAISLLSKIGAADPSEDPTITTLKQRIPILMRQALVPGISLAIINNGQLYWNATFGVKNYKSKQPIDNNSIFAAASLTKPLFAYSVLKLCEQGQLNLNTPLTEYTAKPYIKDPRIKQITARMVLSHTTGFPNWSGNRPVWIQRTPGTKFSYSGEGYIYLQKVVEEITNQSLDNYIKNNFLDPWGMTSSSLIWEPQYEISATFGHDRFGNPKTMSKPTKAISAGSLRTTATDYAQFLMAMMNPGTPDSSNLTQESLDEMLRPQIKITPSLDWGLGWGIEHSANQDYFWHWGDVGSFKSFTVSNKKQKNGIVILTNSENGLKICSEIVGLSLGGQHPAFRFSMIRY; encoded by the coding sequence ATGACAAACTGGTTTACTCGCCGACAATTAATTAATCATGGTAGTAATGCTTTATTAGGGTTAGCTACCTTTAGTGCCATTAGCTTACTCAGTAAAATAGGAGCGGCTGATCCTTCAGAAGACCCAACCATCACCACTCTTAAACAACGTATTCCGATTTTAATGCGTCAAGCCCTTGTGCCGGGTATCTCTTTAGCGATAATCAACAATGGACAATTATATTGGAATGCGACTTTTGGAGTCAAAAATTATAAAAGTAAACAACCAATCGACAATAACAGCATATTTGCGGCGGCTTCTTTAACTAAACCCTTGTTTGCTTATAGTGTCCTCAAACTCTGCGAACAAGGACAATTAAATCTCAATACTCCTTTAACTGAATATACAGCTAAACCCTATATTAAAGACCCTAGAATTAAACAAATTACAGCCCGAATGGTTTTATCTCATACCACCGGTTTTCCTAACTGGAGTGGTAATCGTCCAGTATGGATACAAAGAACACCCGGAACAAAATTTAGCTATTCCGGAGAAGGATATATATACTTACAAAAAGTCGTAGAAGAAATTACGAATCAATCGTTAGACAATTATATCAAAAATAATTTTCTTGATCCTTGGGGAATGACGAGCAGTAGTTTAATCTGGGAGCCACAGTATGAAATCAGCGCAACTTTTGGACATGATCGCTTTGGCAATCCGAAAACCATGAGTAAACCCACAAAAGCCATTTCAGCAGGAAGTTTACGCACCACAGCTACAGATTATGCTCAATTTCTGATGGCGATGATGAACCCAGGAACACCAGACAGTTCCAACCTAACTCAAGAGAGTCTCGACGAAATGTTGCGTCCTCAAATTAAAATTACGCCCTCTCTAGATTGGGGTTTAGGATGGGGAATAGAACATAGTGCTAATCAGGATTACTTTTGGCATTGGGGAGATGTAGGAAGCTTTAAAAGCTTTACTGTTTCCAACAAAAAACAAAAAAACGGCATTGTTATTTTAACCAATAGTGAAAACGGGCTGAAAATTTGCTCCGAAATAGTCGGTTTATCCCTAGGTGGGCAACATCCAGCTTTTCGTTTTAGCATGATTCGTTATTAA
- a CDS encoding Uma2 family endonuclease, giving the protein MVSQLPHPATEQDIIYPDSDGQPMANNTIQYRWLVTIQQNLDWLYADEQNIFVAGDLFWYPLEGINTVVNAPDIMVVFGRPKGDRLSYKQWQEDNIPPQVVFEILSPSNTSVEMAKKLLFYERYGVEEYYIYDPQNNQLQGWIKGEYGLEVIEAIENWASPRLGIRFELSAEELLLYRPDGSKFFSYQEISHQLEETQNKLEQTEQQLEQTEQQLEQERQRTQEMSELLKQYQERFGELS; this is encoded by the coding sequence ATGGTTTCTCAACTACCCCATCCCGCAACCGAACAAGACATTATCTATCCCGATAGCGACGGTCAACCAATGGCAAATAATACAATACAATATCGTTGGCTGGTAACAATTCAGCAAAACTTAGACTGGCTTTATGCTGATGAGCAGAATATTTTCGTCGCGGGTGACTTATTTTGGTATCCTCTGGAGGGAATTAATACGGTTGTTAATGCACCAGATATTATGGTGGTATTTGGACGACCCAAAGGAGATAGATTATCTTATAAACAATGGCAAGAAGATAATATTCCTCCTCAAGTAGTTTTTGAAATCTTATCTCCAAGTAACACCTCAGTAGAGATGGCAAAAAAATTACTGTTTTATGAACGTTACGGCGTAGAAGAGTATTATATTTACGACCCTCAAAACAATCAATTACAAGGTTGGATTAAAGGAGAATATGGACTCGAGGTGATTGAAGCCATCGAAAATTGGGCGAGTCCCCGTTTAGGCATTCGCTTTGAACTATCCGCCGAAGAATTATTGCTGTATCGTCCTGATGGCTCAAAATTCTTTTCTTATCAAGAGATTAGCCACCAGTTAGAAGAAACCCAAAACAAATTAGAACAAACTGAACAACAATTAGAACAAACTGAACAACAATTAGAACAAGAACGACAACGAACTCAAGAAATGAGCGAGTTATTAAAACAATACCAAGAGCGTTTTGGCGAGTTGAGCTAG
- a CDS encoding DEAD/DEAH box helicase, translating to MNSKAANSTLNLETLFPFELDQFQKKAITALEQGKSVVVCAPTGSGKTLVGEYAIYRALARGKRVFYTTPLKALSNQKCRDFQEKFGQTPFLAHRVDVGLITGDIVINPDAPIIVMTTEIFRNMLYETPIGEVGTSLENVETVVLDECHYISDSGRGTVWEESIIYCPPTIQLVALSATIGNPEELTDWINKVRQKRENKQFLEQKISTCELINSDFRPVPLSFYFSTKQGLFPLLNSKNTAINPRLLPKKNQKKQRRIRREECPTILEIVEQLQFGQMLPAIYVIFSRRGCDQAIQSLGSLNLVNREEEKELCWRLLVFFLAENASLQEQLLNYFAKNNPDLRDKIYSFLANNPDATEQLLEILQTQPEIKSQLFQYLASESKFIRLDHLEPLTRGIAAHHAGILPAWKELVEKLFELGLIKVVFATATLSAGINMPARTTVISALSKRTDEGHSMLTPSEFLQIAGRAGRRGMDQLGHVVTVQTPFEGAKEAAYLATAQPEPLKSCFTPSYGMVLNLLQKHSLEQAKDLLECSFAEYLARLKLAPEKQAIIELTTELTKLNIELAGISEGQINSYKKINETLREEKRLLKILRHQAQTNRKNEIVTRLEQLQAGKIVHLKGKHIKVSEPVTAVLIGSIPGSGKSPDFVCLGEDNRWYIAAIADLLDINPGSIPLSEIAEIPLPNLEKVQLGPWRKGDEKTAKLSQQIKGYAQELVEESYLIEQQQQVEILEAKLNNHPLQQYKNPGQILEKFEDRQQLQEELHAIQIRYQRHQSKKSYYWEEFLHLIEILQQFNALDGYTPTLLGEAAATIRGDNELWVGLVLMSGELEQLEPPHLAAAVSALITETLRPDTMSYYPPSLQVIEVFQRQPKGEETLEILILRAHLAKEAYWLWFFAVLYRLVKGGPVSLQETRRQLFQSQRQKMITIPVWLEDELMGLVEAWARGTEWQDLCDATSLDEGDLVRLLRRTVDLLWQIPYIPGVSAMLRQNAKEAIIAMKRFPV from the coding sequence GTGAATAGTAAAGCCGCCAACTCAACGTTAAACCTAGAAACCCTATTTCCTTTTGAACTGGATCAATTCCAGAAAAAGGCGATCACCGCCCTAGAACAAGGTAAATCAGTAGTAGTGTGTGCCCCCACCGGCTCGGGGAAAACCCTTGTGGGTGAATATGCCATTTATCGCGCCCTAGCTCGAGGAAAACGAGTTTTTTACACCACTCCCCTTAAAGCCCTATCTAACCAGAAATGTCGAGATTTCCAAGAAAAATTTGGACAAACACCATTTTTAGCTCATCGGGTTGATGTTGGCTTGATTACAGGAGATATCGTGATCAATCCTGATGCACCAATCATAGTGATGACAACGGAAATTTTCCGCAATATGCTCTATGAAACCCCCATTGGTGAAGTAGGAACATCTTTAGAAAATGTAGAAACAGTGGTTTTAGACGAATGTCACTACATTAGTGATAGTGGACGGGGGACAGTGTGGGAAGAATCAATCATTTATTGTCCGCCCACCATTCAATTAGTAGCCTTATCAGCCACCATTGGCAACCCAGAAGAACTAACTGACTGGATTAATAAAGTTCGCCAAAAAAGGGAAAATAAGCAATTTTTAGAGCAAAAAATCTCGACGTGTGAATTAATTAATTCAGATTTCCGTCCGGTTCCCTTAAGCTTTTACTTTAGCACTAAGCAAGGGCTTTTTCCTCTGCTCAACAGCAAAAACACAGCCATCAATCCCCGTCTCCTCCCCAAAAAAAACCAGAAAAAACAGCGCCGCATCAGACGAGAAGAATGTCCTACCATTCTAGAAATTGTAGAACAATTGCAATTCGGTCAAATGCTGCCGGCGATTTACGTCATATTTAGTCGCCGGGGATGTGATCAAGCTATTCAATCCTTGGGTTCATTAAACTTAGTTAATAGAGAGGAAGAAAAAGAACTTTGTTGGCGTTTGTTAGTTTTCTTTTTAGCGGAAAATGCCAGTTTACAAGAGCAACTCCTCAACTATTTTGCTAAAAATAATCCGGATTTACGCGATAAAATCTACTCGTTTTTAGCCAATAATCCTGATGCAACCGAGCAACTCCTAGAAATTTTACAAACCCAACCCGAAATAAAAAGTCAGCTATTCCAATATTTAGCCAGCGAGTCCAAATTTATCCGCTTAGATCACCTTGAACCCCTCACCCGAGGAATTGCCGCACACCATGCCGGCATTTTACCGGCTTGGAAAGAATTAGTGGAAAAGTTATTTGAATTAGGGTTAATTAAAGTGGTTTTTGCCACCGCCACCCTATCAGCCGGGATTAATATGCCAGCGAGAACCACCGTAATTTCCGCCCTTTCTAAACGAACCGATGAGGGACACAGTATGTTAACGCCCTCAGAATTCCTACAAATCGCGGGCCGGGCCGGACGTAGAGGAATGGATCAATTAGGTCATGTGGTGACCGTACAAACGCCTTTTGAAGGAGCAAAAGAAGCGGCTTATTTAGCCACAGCGCAACCCGAACCCCTAAAAAGCTGTTTTACTCCCTCTTATGGAATGGTCTTAAATTTACTGCAAAAACATAGCCTTGAACAAGCCAAGGATTTATTAGAATGCAGTTTTGCCGAATATTTAGCTCGCTTAAAACTCGCACCCGAAAAACAGGCGATTATTGAATTGACCACAGAACTAACCAAGCTAAATATAGAATTAGCCGGAATTAGTGAGGGACAAATTAATAGTTATAAAAAAATTAATGAAACCCTCAGAGAAGAAAAGCGGCTTTTAAAAATCCTAAGACATCAAGCTCAAACTAACAGAAAAAATGAAATTGTAACGCGGCTTGAGCAATTGCAAGCGGGAAAAATTGTTCATCTCAAAGGTAAGCACATCAAGGTATCTGAACCGGTGACAGCCGTCTTGATAGGGAGTATCCCAGGTTCAGGAAAATCGCCGGATTTTGTCTGTTTAGGAGAAGATAACCGTTGGTATATCGCCGCTATTGCTGACCTATTAGATATTAATCCGGGTTCAATTCCTTTATCAGAAATAGCAGAGATTCCTTTACCCAATTTAGAAAAAGTTCAACTTGGGCCGTGGCGAAAAGGAGATGAAAAAACCGCAAAATTGAGCCAACAAATTAAAGGTTATGCCCAAGAACTTGTGGAAGAATCCTATCTAATTGAGCAACAGCAACAAGTGGAGATCCTCGAAGCGAAACTGAACAATCATCCTTTACAACAATACAAAAATCCCGGTCAGATACTAGAAAAATTTGAAGACCGTCAACAACTCCAAGAGGAACTGCACGCCATTCAAATCCGATACCAAAGACATCAATCGAAAAAATCCTATTATTGGGAAGAATTTCTGCATTTGATTGAAATTTTACAACAATTCAATGCCTTAGATGGTTATACCCCCACTCTGCTCGGAGAAGCCGCCGCTACCATTCGCGGTGATAATGAATTATGGGTCGGGTTAGTATTGATGTCTGGAGAATTAGAGCAACTTGAACCGCCTCATTTAGCGGCGGCGGTGAGTGCTTTAATTACTGAAACGCTACGCCCTGATACCATGAGTTATTATCCTCCCTCACTACAAGTAATAGAGGTGTTTCAAAGGCAACCTAAAGGAGAGGAAACTTTAGAAATATTAATTTTACGCGCTCATTTGGCAAAAGAGGCTTACTGGCTCTGGTTTTTTGCCGTATTATACCGCCTGGTTAAAGGAGGTCCAGTTAGCCTGCAAGAAACACGCCGTCAGTTATTCCAGTCACAACGTCAAAAAATGATTACCATCCCAGTGTGGTTAGAGGATGAATTGATGGGGTTAGTAGAAGCTTGGGCCAGAGGCACAGAATGGCAAGACCTCTGTGATGCAACCAGTCTTGATGAGGGGGACTTGGTGCGGCTTTTAAGGCGAACAGTGGATTTACTCTGGCAAATTCCCTACATTCCTGGAGTCTCGGCAATGTTAAGACAAAATGCCAAAGAAGCGATCATAGCCATGAAGCGTTTTCCAGTTTGA
- a CDS encoding glycoside hydrolase family 10 protein has translation MISLLTKKQLTALLSSLLPLILSILPATASPRQIGVVKSPENSQQWVEITNRLQALGLNYCILEQSQWQEASDLSNVNILLLPNVENINGSQAEALEQWMNVGGKVIVSGPTAISSQPEIKTQLRSLFGAYWGFINSRAATLKIANNPSSGWAKGLNSFSSTFIGGVIIPTSVNSQTSAIWKTQGSPPAVVVTDQSTYFGWRWGQDQVASAKFDVAWLSAALSRYGINRNNVVALKGSDSPTSCNATKTVNQPSVPVLPKPQPQSAKPAKPQNQPVSSSPTNNSNQQTLSISPDAPINQSVLSGQDIQQMRQELQALIARVESTLLAAEATHSQIDNSTHNVVEESLKQGDSLQASLVTVSKNNPSYKALIEAREALQTFQQLAERGSYNEARQLWLKARRNLWDNYPTDRPFAQSEIRAMWLDRGTIVQAKSEQELAKIFDRMAQAGINVVFFETINASYPIYPSKIAPQQNPLTRGWDPLKAAIKLAHERKMELHAWTWIFAAANQRHNEVMNQPLDYLGPVLTLHPDWANVNKQGGIFDYSQGYKKAFFDPANPEVQAYLLSLLEEIVMNYDVDGIQFDYIRYPFQSPNQQQIFGYSNSSRWLFKEMTGVDPMDVEPGSPLWSQWNAFRIRQVDSFVATASARLKQRRPSLIVSVAVFPLERQDRLSRLQQNWEEWGKNNWVDLICLMTYALDTGTFEDKIKPLNEPGSAGASLIIPGLRLLKVPDPVTVDQMQLVRNMPTSGFALFAAENLTPSLEMIFNRTQGSIAANGGEPLPHRQPFKTVVARYQALQREWSFLVANNQLAMEQGTMKQWGRQVDALANSFNQLAAQPSRENLSSARTALSRFRSSFGAWMRQQQQVEPYQVQVWQNRLDTLDKLLVYGERMMTEQQARSRRN, from the coding sequence ATGATCAGCCTCCTAACAAAAAAACAACTCACTGCACTACTCTCCTCATTATTGCCATTAATCCTTTCAATATTACCGGCTACAGCCTCCCCTCGGCAGATAGGAGTAGTCAAAAGCCCAGAAAACTCTCAGCAATGGGTAGAAATAACCAATCGATTACAAGCACTCGGCCTAAATTACTGTATTTTAGAACAATCCCAATGGCAAGAAGCCTCAGACTTAAGCAACGTCAACATCTTGCTGTTACCTAATGTAGAAAATATTAACGGCTCTCAAGCCGAAGCCTTAGAGCAATGGATGAACGTAGGCGGAAAAGTCATTGTCAGTGGACCCACAGCAATATCCTCTCAACCCGAGATAAAAACTCAATTACGCTCTTTATTTGGGGCATACTGGGGCTTTATTAACTCAAGAGCCGCCACTTTAAAAATAGCCAATAATCCCTCATCCGGTTGGGCCAAAGGACTAAACTCTTTTTCGAGTACCTTTATTGGGGGTGTGATCATTCCCACGAGCGTCAATAGTCAAACGTCGGCAATTTGGAAAACCCAAGGTTCACCGCCGGCTGTCGTCGTGACCGATCAATCTACCTATTTTGGCTGGCGTTGGGGACAGGACCAAGTAGCCTCAGCTAAGTTTGATGTGGCTTGGTTGAGCGCCGCTTTGAGCCGCTATGGAATCAACCGCAACAATGTAGTGGCTCTAAAGGGTTCAGACAGCCCTACTTCCTGTAACGCGACAAAAACCGTTAATCAGCCCTCGGTTCCCGTTTTACCAAAGCCGCAACCCCAAAGTGCTAAGCCGGCCAAACCCCAAAATCAACCGGTAAGTTCATCCCCTACCAACAATTCTAATCAGCAGACTTTATCCATTTCCCCAGATGCTCCCATCAATCAATCGGTACTTTCAGGCCAAGATATCCAACAGATGAGGCAAGAATTACAAGCCTTAATAGCTCGGGTAGAAAGCACCCTTCTCGCCGCCGAAGCAACCCATAGTCAAATTGATAATTCCACCCATAATGTGGTCGAAGAATCTCTCAAGCAAGGGGATAGCCTCCAAGCGAGTTTAGTGACGGTTTCTAAAAATAATCCTTCCTATAAAGCCCTCATAGAAGCTAGAGAAGCCTTACAAACGTTTCAACAACTGGCCGAACGTGGTTCATATAATGAGGCCCGCCAATTGTGGTTAAAAGCTAGACGCAATCTTTGGGATAATTATCCGACGGATCGCCCCTTTGCTCAGTCAGAAATTCGCGCCATGTGGCTTGATCGAGGAACCATTGTACAGGCTAAATCTGAGCAAGAATTAGCGAAAATTTTTGATCGCATGGCCCAAGCGGGAATTAATGTGGTGTTTTTTGAAACCATTAACGCCAGTTACCCCATTTATCCTAGTAAAATCGCTCCTCAGCAAAATCCCCTAACTCGAGGTTGGGACCCCCTCAAAGCGGCAATAAAATTAGCCCATGAGCGCAAAATGGAACTGCACGCTTGGACGTGGATTTTTGCGGCGGCTAACCAACGCCACAATGAAGTGATGAATCAACCCCTCGACTATCTCGGACCGGTTTTAACCCTTCATCCGGATTGGGCAAACGTGAACAAACAAGGGGGGATTTTTGACTATTCTCAGGGGTATAAAAAAGCTTTCTTTGATCCGGCTAATCCAGAAGTGCAGGCTTATTTATTATCCCTACTCGAAGAAATAGTCATGAATTATGATGTGGATGGGATTCAATTTGACTATATTCGTTATCCTTTCCAATCTCCTAATCAACAACAAATTTTTGGCTATAGTAACTCCTCTCGTTGGTTGTTTAAAGAAATGACCGGCGTAGATCCGATGGATGTTGAACCCGGCTCGCCGCTTTGGAGTCAATGGAACGCTTTTCGCATACGACAAGTAGATAGTTTCGTTGCCACTGCCTCCGCACGCCTCAAACAACGTCGCCCTTCTTTAATTGTCTCGGTGGCAGTTTTTCCCCTAGAACGGCAAGACCGCCTCTCGCGTTTACAACAAAATTGGGAAGAATGGGGCAAAAATAATTGGGTAGATTTAATTTGCTTGATGACTTATGCTCTGGATACAGGGACTTTTGAAGATAAGATTAAACCGTTAAATGAGCCGGGTAGTGCTGGAGCGAGTTTAATTATTCCGGGTTTGCGGCTGCTAAAAGTGCCTGATCCGGTAACGGTTGACCAGATGCAGCTAGTCCGCAATATGCCGACAAGCGGCTTTGCTCTGTTTGCGGCAGAAAATTTAACTCCCTCTCTAGAAATGATTTTTAATCGAACCCAAGGGTCTATCGCAGCTAATGGTGGAGAACCTTTACCGCACCGTCAACCCTTTAAAACAGTGGTGGCCCGCTATCAAGCATTACAACGGGAGTGGAGTTTTTTAGTGGCGAATAATCAATTGGCGATGGAGCAGGGAACCATGAAGCAATGGGGCAGGCAAGTTGATGCTTTAGCCAATAGTTTCAATCAGTTAGCCGCGCAACCCTCTCGAGAAAATTTGTCTTCAGCTAGAACGGCTCTTTCACGGTTTCGCTCGTCTTTTGGGGCATGGATGCGTCAGCAACAACAAGTGGAGCCTTATCAGGTTCAGGTGTGGCAAAATCGTTTAGATACTTTAGATAAATTATTAGTTTATGGGGAGCGCATGATGACTGAGCAACAAGCCAGAAGCCGGAGAAATTAG
- a CDS encoding Mo-dependent nitrogenase C-terminal domain-containing protein — protein sequence MNTAKLKLPPNTVIDLIKTWLDNVKIDNPNIADLICRLIPSQCPFEREIYCFGRKILHIPPLCKLNPLYEEFVGLRFRALCYLADECGKDITGLI from the coding sequence ATGAATACAGCCAAACTAAAATTACCTCCCAATACAGTTATTGATTTAATTAAAACTTGGCTAGATAATGTCAAAATAGATAATCCTAATATAGCTGACTTGATCTGCCGATTAATTCCCTCTCAGTGTCCTTTTGAACGAGAAATTTATTGCTTTGGACGAAAAATACTACATATTCCGCCTCTTTGTAAACTTAATCCATTATATGAAGAATTTGTGGGCTTAAGATTCCGAGCTTTATGTTATCTTGCTGATGAATGCGGAAAAGATATTACCGGCTTGATCTAA
- the devC gene encoding ABC transporter permease DevC produces the protein MWSLIPHPQNPFKQMIILKLPLAWLQLKHEKIRLLVAIAGISFAVVLIFMQLGFQAALFDSAVHLHNSLRGDIFLLSTRSTSLIGMKSFSERRLYQALALPEVEFVTPIYLGFAQFQNPFNPSYWRNIHVIGFEIQYPIFKPIEIQKNLTQLKQQDVVLFDRASRFEYGAIADGFEEGKILTTEIDNIVASTRKIRIGGLFQLGTSFGIDGNLLTSHVNFLRIFSQRNKGLIDVGLIQLESGIEVNRVQAAIRKKLPPDVRVFTKQEWIEFEKNYWMSSTAIGFIFTLGVGMGLIVGIVVVYQILYTDVSDHLKEYATLNAMGYKDRYFLSVVLQESIILAILGYIPGFLISSGVYNLARKMTLLPIAMTQNRSWFVFSLTLVMCFLAGMIAMGKLRDADPSDIF, from the coding sequence ATGTGGTCATTGATACCTCATCCTCAAAACCCCTTTAAACAAATGATCATTCTTAAACTTCCCTTGGCTTGGTTACAACTCAAACATGAAAAAATCCGCTTGTTGGTAGCGATCGCGGGAATTAGTTTTGCGGTTGTGTTAATTTTTATGCAACTGGGTTTTCAAGCCGCTTTATTTGATAGTGCTGTTCATTTACACAACAGTTTACGAGGAGATATCTTTTTACTCAGCACTCGTTCTACTTCCTTAATTGGCATGAAAAGCTTTTCAGAGCGCAGATTATATCAAGCATTAGCTTTGCCGGAGGTAGAATTTGTTACCCCCATTTATTTAGGCTTTGCTCAATTTCAAAATCCTTTTAATCCGAGTTATTGGCGCAATATTCATGTCATTGGTTTTGAGATTCAATACCCAATTTTTAAACCGATAGAAATTCAAAAGAATCTGACCCAACTTAAACAGCAAGATGTCGTTCTATTTGATCGAGCATCGAGGTTTGAATATGGAGCGATCGCTGATGGGTTTGAAGAGGGAAAAATTTTGACTACAGAAATTGATAATATAGTGGCCAGCACTCGTAAAATTAGGATTGGTGGATTATTTCAATTAGGGACATCTTTTGGCATCGATGGCAATTTACTCACGAGTCATGTAAATTTTTTACGGATTTTTTCTCAACGCAATAAAGGGTTAATTGATGTTGGCTTAATTCAACTCGAGTCAGGGATTGAGGTTAACCGAGTTCAAGCGGCTATCCGTAAGAAATTACCCCCTGATGTTCGGGTTTTTACTAAACAAGAATGGATTGAGTTTGAAAAAAACTATTGGATGAGTAGTACCGCCATCGGATTTATTTTTACTTTAGGAGTCGGCATGGGGTTAATTGTGGGAATTGTGGTGGTTTATCAAATTCTTTATACGGATGTTTCCGATCATCTGAAAGAATATGCAACTCTCAATGCTATGGGATATAAAGACAGATATTTTTTATCTGTGGTCTTACAAGAATCCATTATTCTTGCTATTTTAGGCTATATACCCGGCTTTTTAATTTCTTCTGGGGTGTATAATTTAGCTAGAAAAATGACTCTTTTACCGATTGCCATGACTCAAAACCGCTCTTGGTTTGTTTTTTCTTTAACGCTTGTGATGTGTTTTCTTGCAGGAATGATCGCTATGGGTAAGTTAAGAGATGCTGATCCATCGGATATTTTTTAA